One Catharus ustulatus isolate bCatUst1 chromosome 16, bCatUst1.pri.v2, whole genome shotgun sequence genomic window, GGGGCCGGggtggggggtttggggttcgaGTCGGCAGATGAAGGACACTACCGATGTATATTTTGTACTTACCGAGCACAGCCCTTTGCTGTCACTACCCCTGTACATAGCTGTGGCCCTCCCTGCCTTGCCGGGGCGCAGGGCTCCGCGGGAGCGGGGGAGTGCGGGGTCAGCCCCGGCCCACCCCGAGGCAGGGGAACGTGCGGGTCAGCCCCGGCCCAGCCCGTTCGGGGTGACCCCGCCGCCCCGTTCCCGAAGAGCCCGGCGCTGCCCACGCCGTGTGCCTTGTTCTGCTTCtgcggggggtcccggggcacATCCCCCCATCTCCCCGTCTATGTTTGTAGTAATAAACCCGTGAAGCAGCCACGCGAGTCCGTGTGCACCGGGGGGAGCCTGGGCGGGGGGAGCGGAGGGGGCGGGACCAGGGGGGACACGCCCGGCgcggaggggcggggccaaggCAGGGGCGGGGCCAAGGCGCTGGGGATCGGCGTGAGGGGCGTGACCAATACACAAAGTGGGGGCTTGTtcgctcccgccccgccccctTCCCGGCGTGCTCTTCGGCGCCCCTCCTCCCCCCGCGCTTCGCTGGGATTGGCCGCGCGCGCCTCCGGCCCCCGCGCGCGCTGCTGCCCTAATAAGGCGAGCGGCGCGCGCAGCCCGCCCGCCCCTTATTGCCCGCCCTCCGGCTGCCCCGCCTCCGGCGCGGGCGGGGATTGGCAGGCGCCGCCGAGAGCCCATTGGTCCTGCGGCGCGCGGCGCACTCCCATTGGCTGAGGCGGGCCGCGGTCCCACCCCCGTAGCGTCGTGGGCGCGGCGCGTGCGCGGAGCTGGTGGCGGTGGCGCGAGGCGATGGCGGCCGTGGGGACGATGGCGGCCATGGGCCCGCTGCCCACCATGGGCACGCTGCCGCCTCTGCCTACTCTCGGCGTGCCCGGCGTGCCCGAGCTGAAGCCGCTCACGCGATACGAGGCGATGCGGCTCGGCCCGGGCTGGAGCCATTCGTGCCACGCCATGCTGTACGCGCCCAATCCGGGCATGCTGTTCGGCCGCATCCCGCTGCGCTACGCCGTGCTGGTGAGGGGCGGGCGAGGCCACGCCGGGCCGAGGCTGGGACcagggcggcggcgggcgggcccTCGGGCTGGGTCGGGCGGATCGGGCTGGGTCGGGCCGCGGGCTCCGGGGGCGGCGGGCTGAGGGGCGGTGGCTCCGCGGTAGTTCCCGTGCAGGGCGGTAGTACCAGGCTGGGCCCGAGCCCGGGGGGGAGCTCCCGGGCCCGCGGGCTTGTGCGGCCGGGGCGCAGAGCTCCGACGGCCGGGCCGCTTGTCGGTGAATGGTCCTGGATGCGCCGGAGCTGGTAGGGCCGCGACGGAGCGGCCGCGACGCCTCCCGCGCTCCTCCGGCTCCTCCGGAGGCCTCCGTGACGCCCCCTCGCCCCCCGCCGGGGGCCGCGCCGTGCCCCATTAACATCCTGCGCCTCTATTGCAGATGCAGATGCGATTTGACGGACTGCTGGGCTTTCCCGGGGGGTTCGTGGATCGCCGTTACTGGTCCCTGGAGGACGGTCTGAATCGGGTGCTGGGCTTGGGTTTAGGCTGTGTGCGCCTGACGGAAGCTGACTATCTGTGCTCGCACCTGACAGAGGGGCCACATCGCGTGGTGGCACACTTCTACGCCAGGCAGCTcaccctggaggagctgcacaCCATCGAGATCAGCGCGGTGCATTCCCGAGACCACGGGATGGAGGTGGGACACCCGGGAGGGGTGTGCGAGCTCTCAGTTAGCCCAGGGAAGGCACCGCTTCCCTCCTGGGTCTGCCGGGCTGCCGTGGCCAGCCCGGCCGGGGAATGCACCGCAGGTAGAGCTGCCGGCGGCAGGTGCCCGCACCGCCCGTGGCATCAGCGTTAGGAACTGTGGCCGGGGTCGTGCCGCAGGCTCCAGAGCATAGCAGACTTGAGCTCCAGCTTTTCCCGGTGTCCACCCACGCAGGGATTGAGCCCCGTGTTACCGCTCGGCCTCAGGATGTGGGCGAGGGCCGTTTGCAGCTTGGGGGGAtctcccccctgccctgggctgagtGCCCCGGACTGGACCGTGACCTCGGTGTGGTGATGTTGCTGTGACCTGAGTTCCTCCTGTGCGGGAGGTACCTTCCTGCTCCCGGGCAGCCAAGTCCGGCTGATGGCCGGGGCAGAGCGTGAGAGCCAGGGCCTCCCCGTGCGCCCCCAGGGCGCTCGGTGGGTGTCAGCAGCCATGTGAGCAGAGGCAGCGGGCTCTGGGTTGTGGCCTGGTCGAGGGGGACTCGTGGGTCAGCCGTGGTGTCCCCACGCAGGGAAAGCTGGAGGGGAAAGTGGGACTCCCCGTAGTGGCCTGGGGCAGCGGGATCCCTCCAAAGGGGCAGAAGGGGGAGCAGAACCAGGGCTGGGCCGGGAGAGCAGGGGCCTGGGGGCCTTTGGGAAGGGGCAGCAAAGGGGCTCAGTGGGGCTAAGGGCAGGGGTTGGGTGTGGGAGGGAGGGGCAAGACCTGGCATtaggggctgggagagcctggGCTGAGGGCTGGTGGGCACTGGGTGAGGGtgtggggcacaggggctgtgggacagggtggggctggtgctgctgtggcccctgctcagctgtgcccttGCTGTTGCAGGTGATGGGCATGGTCCGTGTCCCCCTCTACACCCAGAAGGATCGCATGGGTGGGCTGCCCAACTTCCTGGCCAACTCCTTCGTAGGAACCGCCAAGTTCCAGCTCCTGTTTGCCCTGAAGATCCTAAACATGGTGCCGGAGGAGAAGCTGGCCGAGGCGGTGGCTGCCACACAGAGGCCGAAGAAGGCGGCCATCGACCACTCCGGAGGACACCACAGGGCGGGCAATGAGCTGGCTAGAGCGAGCAACgagctgggagagaggggagagcaCCATGGCATGGTGCACGGGGGGGCCGAGCAgctggtggggctggagggtgaggccgaggggctggagcagtcGGTGGGGCTGGGCGCTGACGAGCAGGGTGAGGGGATGGAGTGACGCTGCCGTGCTGGCGCTCAATTAAAAGTGGGTGAGCCGAGAGACTTGTAACTTTCCGACCCGTGGCTGGCTGCAGTGGCTGCCCACGCGATCCCACTGCCCAGCCGGGAGGGGTTGGGTTTGTCtaaagcagggaaaagcaattttatttttatggccATTAAACTCTTAGCGAGCTTCCCAGATcaacctgcacagcccctgcagagaGTTCATGTGCTTATGTGAGGGCGCCAGAGCCTTAGAATTACGCTTTGATTTCAGGgacacactgctgctggcaggttCCCCTTTCATTTGTAAGgaacaaaacattaatttttttaatgcccCATATCGACCTGGACGTGGCTGTGCTGGCAATTAGGCACAGCTGAGGCCTGGGGCTTCTGGTCAAGCACCTCTGCCCCTGTTAGGGGCCAGGCTCCCACTCGGGGGGGCTGGCACAAtggggcagctgtgccatgAATTCCCTCTGGGGCTTTGGGGATGCTCATGTGGGTCCCCACCTGGAGATCTGTGGGAGCAGGAAAGTGGAATAAATGGCTTTGCTGAAAGTTTAACACTTGGGATCATTCTTGACGGCTGGTACAGAGCCAGGGAGGTGCAGGGTGGGGGAGCAGAGAGGCCAGAGgtgaagggctggagctgtgggtggcaggagagctgggggctgGCTCAGGTGCTGCACTACAGTCCTTGAGAGTTCGGGTTGCTCCAAAATGGCTTGTGTTCCCTAGGGctccaggcaggggctgggagcagcttgtCCCAGGTGCAGGAGCACCTCCaggccctggctgtgcctgagggCCCTTGGTCATGGCTGAAGTGGGGACAGCCAGTGAGGAGAGCAGTAGCCACAGCTGCACGAGGCCCCATCCATTTCAGCTGAGCCTTAGGAAGATCTGCCCGTCCTGCAGTCCTGGTGGAagggcaggctcagccctggaggagctgttcccccttccctctcccccccTCTGCTTGCTGTAAGCTCATCCCTggatcagagcagcagcagctcccctgggatCACCCCAGCTCCAGAGAAAAGGGTATGTGggcaccctgccctggggcaggggccAAACAGTGGGTCAGAGGCAGATTCTCTGCAGGGATAGACAACTCAAAAAAGAGGCTTGGTTTAATTGGAGGCGTTTAGCAAGATGTTCTTCAATAAATAATGGGCtaagatggggacagggctgacaCCTCAGGACAGGGTGGTAGGAGGACACAGACTAGTCACAGGTCCCTGGGGATGTGCTCAAGTAGTGGAGTTGGTTGTGTAAGGGGCAGGAGAGAAACTGGGGACCAGACACACAACAGCCCCAGACAATCAGGAGAGAAGAGCTTCATTCTGGTCTGAGAAAGCAAGTGCTAAGAATAAACGGGCTTGGGCTGCTAAAGACACTCAACCAACAGCTGTGTTAAGTAAAAGTGGATAAGCAAAAATACTCCAAACTGCTAACAACTGAGGGTGTCAGGGGCCCTGAGGaagcactggggctgggggaagagcTGCCTGCCCAGTGCCACTGGCACTGCTGAACTAGAGAGGAGCCAGGGACATCACCTGGGATGGAAGAGACCCGAGGGCAGCCCCCCTTCTTGGAGCTGACAGTCTCAAGGCTGGGCTTTCCATCAGTGCCCTTTTTGACTCCTCATAAACACCTCTGCCCCTTGTCTTTGAGGCCCAGAAGGACCAGCACGTCCCAGAagagcctggtgctgctcccagaCACCAAACATGCCAGCCCCTGAGGCTGcctgctctccagcctggcactAGTCACAGCAGCTCATCTCTTGCCTCCTTTTATTAGTGAACTCCCAAGCAGGGGCTCAGTCACTGACAGGGCTTTCTGTGCCCAACCAAGCTGCAAGGTCATGATGTGCTTGTTGGCTTCTCTAAggcccagcctgagccctgtaccacccccaggtcctgcccagcccctgccagagccggcagtgccagcccatccaggctctgctctggcatggATCCCTCTGCTCCAGTCCCAGTTAATGTGGTGGAAATAAGGAACatggtgctgagcaggggaaGAGCCTTGGCCAGGGAAGGGGGATTTGCCATGGGAATACAGCAGGgccccaggctggctgcagctctggggcctCCACACAGGCTGCACATGAGCTACTCAGTCCAGCCAGAGggtcctgcagccaggacacaggCAGGCAATGAGAgactgcccagcagagcccagaggtGCCCAGACCACAgtccaaagcacagcactgagcagctggGGAATCTTCCTCAGCAAGGAAAAGGTCTTGTGACCTGTGCACACATCCCATCCCTCAAGATCCTGCAAAGTCCAGCCTGGTGCCAAGGAAGGGGAGAAGGGCTCTGGACCAGACTcaacactcccagctcccctcccctgCTACATTCCATCCTGGACAAAGGCAGAAAGATCTATACAgtataatacatatatatttcacTATGAAATAGCAATTTCATTCCCTGCCTTCTACCTTATGCATCCTGAATTATATGCTGCTTTTTACATCACTCCAGagggctggtggggctgggtAGTTTCCCATGTGAGGCAGTTACTCTCCCTGGAAGTTACCCACAGGACACACCAGCAGCCGCTGTGGCAGGACCTAACAtgattcccattttcccctttcccctccccagctgccccctTCCACAGCAAAAAGGGCAGACTCTGCCCTGGCCAGGGCCTGCCAGGGCTCTCCCAGTTCATGGAAGTGGTTCCTCAGTGCAGACCCATGAACCTCCCTCAGCTCTGTCAGCAGCTGTGGATGGAGCAGGAGTAGCAGCTGAACCCCTCACGCCCCGGGGATGGGGAGGAGCAGACTGGAGGTGAGGGTAGTGGCGAGGACAGTGCAACATGCACACGGAGTGGTGACACCAAGGGCCCGCGGCTGCGGCACAGCCACGCCCGCCCAGCCCACGCGGGGAgccggggctgcagccccagggtgaAGTTCTACCAAAGGTCAGTCCCTGTGGAACAGGGAGTCCCATCCGGGGGCTGGGTCACCGGCCAAGAGCTGTCATCACTGGAACCAGTGCAGAGCCAGTGTCAGGTGGAAGGAGAAACAATCCTACggaaagaaaagagagcacATGTTTTAGGGAAACACTTGGGAGATGTGTGCTGGGGAGCCACTGTCCTGGAAATGTCTGATGTGCAAGGGCACTGGCAGCAACTGGGGCTTCCAGTTATTGTGCTAGGACTCTGAGGGCCCTGcacactgctccagcagctgggaaaaggaaagggacagCAGGTTCCAGGTCGGGGCTCAAGTAAACAAGGTCAGAGTTTGATTTCCCTTCAAATGAAAGTAGCAGGAGttcagctgctggctggagcacagccaTGCTGCACAGCCATGCCCAGACActttccacagcagcaggatgagctcACTCCAGGATCTCTGTCACAGAACAgtggccatggcagggaagggagctgtccccagcacctaCCTGTGCTTCCTGTGCACCCCCAGTCCGTCACATTGTCCGGCTGTACTCGATGCTGCTCTTGGCAGAAATGCCAGACcagggcaggaggctgcagaggaggCTCTGGGCTTGTCTGTATATCCTCTGGGGAATGGAGCACGGGCTCAGGCTGGCTAGTGTGGAGCCAATGTGCTGTAGGTAGTCAGTGGCCACCAGTTAAGGACAGCAACACTTACAGTGTAACTTAGCAAAGAACACAAATCACTCCTGGACCTACCCTGCATGCAGGGACCCCTGACACAGTGGAAGCTGCTCAGCTAAGTCAGATCTGCTCCTTGCAATCACTGCCTCCACTTTTCTATCAAAAGCAGGTCTGCTCTGCACTGTAAAGGATGGTAGTTTGGGAATGGCAGCCCCAGCTTGTGTGGGAAATACCTCCTCTGAGCCACTGCCAGTTCCCTTTGCACTCTACAGAAGATCCTGTGAGGACAGCAATCCATCcacctgcccagggaggttggaactgACCAGCTACACCCAGGAAGAATCAAGTTTCTTCTCCATGATCCATTGACCTGAAACAAACCCCTTAAGTTAGTGTGGGAGCAACCTGCTGagatccagcccagcccaggctcaaaGGAGATTCCACATCACAGGAAGCAAGACCAAGGGTTTCCTCTGCCCTGTTTGTGACCAAACCCTGCACCCTACAAGCcaaagcacacacagcacttggGTCTAACACCAGCACTCGCTCTCACTGGCATCCATCACCTTCCTTCTGGGTTCAGATTAAACCCACATCTGAGCAGGTTTCAGTTCCCACCTCTACCCACACTTCGGTGTTGTTAACTGAAAACAGGCTTTGGCCTCTGCTCAGCAGGGAAAGGATATAAGATTGTCCAGGGTGGGTGCCCACCGTTGATGTACAGGACGTAGGTGAAGCCATCTTTGAGGACCCCTCGGATGGAATAGTAATAGGGGAGATAGTGGTGCTGTTTAAAGTCTCTGTTTTCATAGAAGTTTATTGCTGTGTTGTTGGTGGTGAGCACGTGCAGGTAGATGGCTTTGCAGTGGTCCTGGGCAGTGGTGGAGATGTGATCTTTCAGGCTCTCAAGCAAGAGGGAACCTGTtgaagggaaggcagcaggatcagtgtgtgtgcagccccagggacccTCAGTGTGAGGGTGTGTGGGGCCCAGCTGGGCCCTCCTGCACCAAGGATTGCTAATCTGAGATTGCTGCACACACctggagaccccaaatcccacccagttcTCACAGGACCTTCTACATGATTTTCATACATGGTATCACCTACGAGCACAGCTTCAAAACCAGAGATTTTAAAGACACAAACCTCTGACTCAGTAACCACAAAGATGAGGTAGAACTTAGACAACActgcccatccccagcagagcaACTCCTGGCTTTGGGGAAGGTCAGTGACTCATTTTCAATGGTATCAGTTCCACCCCacatatgcatttattttaaagccatttgATACAGCAGAGTGTCAAAACAAGACTTCACCAGCAGGTTATTGTACTTTGTCTGCTGAACTTGAATCAAAATCTAAGAACTGCTGGGATTTTAGGATGCCTTCTAAAGGAGGAGTGGAGACAGTCTCATCCAATCTGGATTTGCTGCAGCTAGCAGGAAAAACCAGAGAAGGATACAGAGGATACTCCAGTCCCAAAAGACAAGATCTGGGGGTTCATCCACACCACCTCAACATGGCATGAAGGACCCAGCAGAACCTGCACGGGAACGTCTTCCAGCAGGTGTGGTAACACCAGCTACAGGATCAGCCTAACACACAGGGGAgatggctgctgctgtttcacaaTCCCCAGGGCCTGGAGGACCCACAGAATTTCAGGGCAGAAGCCAACAACACTGACTTCATGTTCTCTTGGTACTTAGTGAGAGTCTGTATCAGCCAAGAGCAAAAAACCACTGAGGTACTGACAACAGAGCAGTTCAGTTTTGTTATGAGATATTTCAGTCTTCTACCTCACAGAAATCCAGCTGTCCTGTGGTTTAAGAACAGCAGAGAACTAGAAACCAGACACTTTTacaaaaaccagaagaaaatcaGAGCTTTAGTGCTGAGAAGCATTGCTGGAGTGAAGAGCCTCCTGCATGAAAGGCTACAGCTTCAAATACCACTAGCAAAACTCAAGAGAAAAGtctcagaaaaagcagcagcaggttttttAGACTGTGTTGCTACAGGTGCAAGCTCAAAGCTTTTGAGAGAGCACAGCAACACACTGTACATATGGAATGGATATAGGAGATACTGAGTCTGAAAGCAGAAAGTTTCAGCAAGATGgaactagggaaaaaaaaggatttggaaATCAGGAGGAGACTGAAAACCACCATAATTTTACAGAAAGACCTCTTTACCACCCCTCTGTGATTATTCTGTGCTCCCACTTTCTTCTTTGTACTAGAAAATTCTCTCCTGTGGCATTTTAATGGAAGGTTTAAACACCGCTCTCACCAAGGACTCTGTGGTAATTTCTTTATGTACCCTCTAAGTTTATACCTGTCCAAACATGcctgggggagaagggaggacTTGGAGGTGCTCAGTTATACCCATATCCACTGAAGAGACTCCAGACCCCTGGGTCACCCTGCCAAACCTGGCCCATTCCCTTCTGCACATCAAAGAACCACATCCTGCCTGAAGTGGCACCAGAAGGGCAGCACTTAGTGACAGAACACAACTGCTCTAAACAG contains:
- the NUDT16L1 gene encoding tudor-interacting repair regulator protein — its product is MAAVGTMAAMGPLPTMGTLPPLPTLGVPGVPELKPLTRYEAMRLGPGWSHSCHAMLYAPNPGMLFGRIPLRYAVLMQMRFDGLLGFPGGFVDRRYWSLEDGLNRVLGLGLGCVRLTEADYLCSHLTEGPHRVVAHFYARQLTLEELHTIEISAVHSRDHGMEVMGMVRVPLYTQKDRMGGLPNFLANSFVGTAKFQLLFALKILNMVPEEKLAEAVAATQRPKKAAIDHSGGHHRAGNELARASNELGERGEHHGMVHGGAEQLVGLEGEAEGLEQSVGLGADEQGEGME
- the NAA60 gene encoding N-alpha-acetyltransferase 60 codes for the protein MTEEVPPTALTDVNLRLLCHDDIDTVKQLCGDWFPIEYPDSWYRDITSNKKFFSLAATYRGSIVGMIVAEIKSRTKVHKEDGDILASNFPVDTQVAYILSLGVVKEFRKHGIGSLLLESLKDHISTTAQDHCKAIYLHVLTTNNTAINFYENRDFKQHHYLPYYYSIRGVLKDGFTYVLYINGGHPPWTIFDYLQHIGSTLASLSPCSIPQRIYRQAQSLLCSLLPWSGISAKSSIEYSRTM